The Narcine bancroftii isolate sNarBan1 chromosome 11, sNarBan1.hap1, whole genome shotgun sequence genome has a window encoding:
- the LOC138745733 gene encoding uncharacterized protein: MNFENFLRFIRVEEDNQRLTSLLSMVSLRVYENIQDETTYTTAIKVLKELYDQPVNRVHARLMLASRKQQPSESSRAYLQVLKGLGKDCNCVDKTAAEITSDLVRDAYVAGLRSNEVRLCLLEQGVEKLEDMVWISITMEDAALTPNELSRDWTTRSDVGRVPFYLPPPEILMAYRLLLHCPLRTQNVISAGGTSTAGPSPQQEKPGPRSALKRATLLQSVGLKWPPAHTVPHVKPNHHYPIQTLLPQSSRPMRARVPCTATPNVTEMPNPEGAAHPRNHGVGPPLAPVRNTRPSHGPDCGNRCCCCRHRHPRGRRCCCCLLPVCRCRRRC, encoded by the coding sequence atgaactttgaaaacttcctgagattcattcgggtggaggaggataaccagcgtctaacatcattgctgtctatggtgtccttgagagtctacgagaacatccaggatgagaccacttacaccacagccataaaggtactgaaagaactgtatgatcaaccggtgaacagagttcatgcccggctcatgcttgcgtcgaggaagcaacagcccagcgagtccagcagggcatatttacaagtattaaagggattgggcaaggactgtaactgtgtggacaaaactgctgccgagatcactagcgaccttgtccgggatgcctatgtggccgggctccgatcgaacgaagtgaggctgtgcttgctcgaacaaggggtagaaaaactagaggacatggtctgGATTtcgatcacaatggaggatgcagccttaacgcccaatgagctctctagggactggaccacaCGTTCTGATGTcggtagagtgcccttctacctaccaccccccgagatactgatggCCTATCGGCTGCtactacactgccccctgcgaacccaaaatgttatttctgcgggagggacaagcacagcaggtcccagtccccaacaagaaaagccaggtcccagaagtgccttaaaaagggccactttgctgcagtctgtaggtctaaaatggccgccagcacacacagtgcctcatgtgaagcccaaccaccactatcccattcaaactcttcttccccagagctctcgtccaatgagagcgagggttcCCTGCACGGCAACACCTAACGTCACGGAAATGccaaacccggaaggggcagcccaccctcgcaaccatggtgttggcccgcctctcgcccccgtgcggaacactcgacccagccacggtcccgactgtggcaaccgctgctgctgctgtcgccacagacacccccggggccgacgctgctGCTGCTGCCTGCTTCCCGTCTGCCGCTGCCGACGCCGCTGCTGA